A genomic window from Balaenoptera acutorostrata chromosome 20, mBalAcu1.1, whole genome shotgun sequence includes:
- the LOC130705882 gene encoding uncharacterized protein LOC130705882, which yields MGVGLLWAWSWVGKSCSAWASPTRPPVGLTRLGWGWMEASLPWSGSPRAQWSSWKDGQSPMAGSSHVLPRRHCTQGQAGGSLSGDCFFRTSTRAGDFGDCRLQRGRRQKWGECSRNGRNQLGPGGFHPVLTLAGLYCPGDSQPGFPGAGSVEPKGRMHSRWASAAHSHFLTGLFSASKSQPPATHPLASGGEAGLPLPVLPSPVQTQGQGVWVSPLVSRAPLISPHSPRLLATPQLALGAAAVARRGRSSGHSTCAHHVAQATCTWGTVCACRVVSTKPELGEVLQFGFAAQQDRWGGRRDSSQWRSQDWPCMRCPLGVQACPGPLQRERLCF from the exons ATGGGAGTTGGGCTCCTCTGGGCTTGGAGCTGGGTGGGGAAGAGCTGCTCTGCCTGGGCCTCTCCCACCAGGCCGCCCGTGGGGCTCACCAGATTAGGCTGGGGCTGGATGGAAGCTTCCCTCCCCTGGTCAGGTTCCCCACGGGCTCAGTGGAGCAGCTGGAAAGACGGGCAGAGCCCCATGGCTGGCTCCTCCCACGTCCTGCCCAGGAGGCACTGCACACAGGGACAGGCAGGAGGGTCCTTGAGTGGTGACTGCTTTTTCAGGACATCCACACGAGCTGGGGACTTTGGTGACTGCAGGTTGCAG AGGGGCAGGAGACAGAAGTGGGGAGAATGCAGCAGAAATGGGAGGAACCAGCTGGGCCCTGGAGGTTTCCATCCAGTTCTGACACTTGCAGGCCTCTACTGCCCTGGTGACAGTCAGCCAGGTTTTCCTGGGGCAGGTTCAGTTGAACCAAAAGGACGGATGCACAGCAGGTGGGCCTCTGCAGCTCACTCTCACTTCCTGACAGGTTTGTTTTCTGCTTCTAAGTCTCAGCCGCCAGCCACGCATCCTCTTGCCAGCGGTGGTGAGGCTGGGCTGCCCTTACCTGTGCTGCCCTCACCTGTGCAGACTCAAGGTCAGGGTGTCTGGGTTTCTCCTCTTGTCAGCCGTGCCCCGCTGATCTCCCCACACTCCCCACGGCTCCTGGCCACACCTCAGTTGGCCCTTGGAGCTGCCGCTGTTGCCCGGCGCGGGAGGTCTTCAGGTCATTCTACCTGTGCGCATCACGTAGCTCAGGCCACCTGCACTTGGGGCACGGTGTGTGCTTGCAGAGTGGTTTCCACAAAACCCGAATTGGGGGAAGTTCTCCAATTTGGCTTCGCTGCTCAGCAAGACCGGTGGGGGGGGAGGAGAGACTCCTCCCAGTGGCGGAGCCAGGATTGGCCTTGCATGCGGTGTCCCCTGGGAGTCCAGGCCTGCCCAGGCCCCTTGCAGAGAGAGAGGCTGTGCTTCTAG
- the CEP295NL gene encoding LOW QUALITY PROTEIN: protein DDC8 homolog (The sequence of the model RefSeq protein was modified relative to this genomic sequence to represent the inferred CDS: inserted 2 bases in 1 codon; deleted 2 bases in 2 codons; substituted 1 base at 1 genomic stop codon), whose amino-acid sequence TSTLGSHHLLSEAVSAKAPDTKGNAERAPRRSPSPDDEALLLRQKHKWLHVREKGDMPLRRRQALRRWKSWLPRRLAEELEAEQQKAPDQRVRAWRGCTQHICCGGGGGGRLAEDHEPDSEGSTQQGAARSPRAEGKHTMAMRQEKGHREELVRRQPWCTTSRRIAVTQERQGASRTTGLSPRPLSPAERSEGKHAPSAKTGGGHRPVDPGLRRGTELGKXLLAAVGEIKCLEERETETAQDSRRQLGKQTACLQGLKNHCLDQSPEGKADDLEQLWPVGSTCRRGAXPPAKLCDKSRWQGELEFASEGLFDTNRKLKKHLNLHLDLKPGMDESPSEEQGFEETQAWRRESQRKRNGRDAEMDMVPTGEPTGPAGVDARLTPSRTSLKKLLSKLKNQKSHRMAKCVVKDDSQPWSPEAGTSVDEENLLSCSPESRQEPPRPDALAQGSLQLHPREQADRGGLTASRQKQKMQEEQRRPKQLGSLKQVRHPKMSLEADLQTELEDGRRAQRPASLARRKPDSPPDQEKKGGYDRSPTSPSASIVDDDRHSQMIRDLQQQILEQNKLHKQFLEETRKRL is encoded by the exons ACCTCCACTCTTGGTTCACACCACCTTCTCTCCGAAGCCGTGTCTGCAAAGGCCCCCGACACGAAAGGAAACGCGGAGAGAGCCCCTCGGCGGAGCCCCAGTCCCGACGACGAAGCCTTGCTTTTGAGGCAGAAGCACAAATGGCTACACGTCCGAGAGAAAGGAGACATGCCCCTGCGGAGAAGACAGGCCCTCCGGCGGTGGAAGAGCTGGCTGCCCCGGCGCTTGGCCGAGGAGCTGGAGGCGGAGCAGCAGAAGGCCCCAGACCAGCGAGTCCGAGCCTGGAGAGGCTGTACTCAGCACATCTGTTGCGGGGGAGGCGGTGGC GGCCGACTGGCCGAGGACCATGAACCTGACTCAGAGGGCTCGACCCAGCAAGGGGCCGCCAGGTCGCCCAGGGCCGAGGGGAAGCACACAATGGCCATGCGGCAAGAGAAAGGACACAGGGAAGAGCTGGTCCGACGGCAGCCCTGGTGCACCACGTCGCGGAGAATAGCGGTGACCCAGGAGAGGCAGGGAGCCTCCAGAACCACGGGCCTGAGTCCTCGCCCCCTGAGCCCAGCAGAGAGGAGTGAAGGAAAACACGCGCCTTCAGCGAAGACCGGCGGGGGCCACCGTCCCGTTGACCCTGGGCTGAGAAGAGGGACAGAACTTGGGAA GCTCTTGGCTGCTGTAGGGGAGATCAAATGCCTGGAGGAACGGGAGACAGAAACAGCCCAGGACAGCAGGAGGCAGCTGGGGAAGCAAACGGCTTGTCTTCAAGGCCTGAAAAACCACTGTTTGGATCAGAGCCCCGAGGGCAAAGCCGACGACCTGGAACAGCTGTGGCCAGTCGGCTCGACCTGCAGAAGGGGGGCCTGACCGCCGGCAAAGCTCTGTGACAAGAGCAGGTGGCAGGGAGAGCTGGAGTTTGCCTCTGAAGGGTTGTTCGATACCAACCGGAAGCTG AAAAAACACCTGAACTTGCACCTGGATCTCAAGCCCGGGATGGATGAGAGCCCCAGTGAAGAACAGGGCTTTGAGGAGACGCAGGCATGGAGAAGGGAGAGCCAGAGAAAgaggaatggaagagatgcagagaTGGACATGGTGCCCACTGGGGAGCCCACGGGTCCAGCGGGGGTGGACGCCCGCCTGACGCCGTCCAGAACCAGCTTGAAAAAGTTACTAAGCAAGCTCAAGAACCAAAAATCCCATAGGATGGCCAAGTGCGTGGTTAAGGATGACAGTCAACCGTGGTCTCCCGAGGCAGGGACATCTGTCGATGAAGAGAACCTGCTCTCGTGCAGCCCCGAATCCAGACAGGAGCCGCCCCGGCCGGACGCGCTGGCGCAGGGCTCCCTTCAGCTTCACCCGCGAGAACAGGCAGACAGAGGTGGCTTGACGGCATCAAGGCAGAAGCAGAAAATGCAGGAGGAGCAGAGAAGACCAAAGCAGCTGGGCTCACTCAAGCAAGTCAGACACCCCAAGATGAGCTTGGAGGCCGACCTCCAGACGGAGCTGGAAGATGGGAGGAGGGCACAGAGGCCAGCTTCTCTGGCTCGTCGGAAGCCTGACTCCCCTCCAGAccaggagaagaaaggagggtATGACCGCAGCCCCACTTCCCCCTCGGCCAGCATCGTCGATGATGACAGGCACAGTCAGATGATCCGTGACCTTCAACAGCAAATTCTAGAGCAAAACAAGTTGCACAAGCAGTTTCTTGAAGAAACCAGGAAACGCTTGTGA